The following are encoded in a window of Brevibacillus ruminantium genomic DNA:
- a CDS encoding ABC transporter substrate-binding protein: MKRRWSFALTSLVLTFSMLVTACSSPATQPQAQNTPPGNSAKPAEPPASKTVTDTLFVAINADQGTLDPAVTFDNAAWKITYPTYERLVEYDGESTEVKPGLAKEWKVSEDGLTWTFTLEEGHTFADGTPVTAEAVKFTFDRTLEIKKGPADVYSVIKEVKVDSPTSVTFILSQNFPPFLSTLAANYGGIVNPKVKKKEQNGDLGQNYLANNTMGSGPYELTEWKKGEYLKLTVNPHSSVKPAFQTVYFKIVPDATAQRLQLEQGEIDIAEGISNEQLKALKDLPGVEVLQKPSLFVDYVYVNSSKGNEALKNPKVRQALSYSIDYDALTESVQEGYATQMRGPIPKGLWGHDESAHQYKRDVEKAKALLAEAGASNLTLDLLYSDNKPWWETEALTLQAFFADIGIKLNLKKIAYATSREMIDSGEFDLALGVWSPDFGDPYMFMNYWFDSVNFGLAGNRAFYKNDKVDELVRKAASINDKAEREKLYKEAQNIVIEDAPYLYLYQKDFLLPISKNLKGFLFNPMLEGIYNLADMSK, translated from the coding sequence TTGAAGCGCAGATGGTCATTCGCTTTAACCAGTCTCGTGCTCACGTTTTCGATGCTTGTGACAGCGTGTAGTTCACCAGCGACCCAGCCTCAAGCCCAGAATACTCCGCCTGGCAATTCGGCCAAGCCAGCAGAGCCGCCCGCATCCAAGACCGTAACGGACACCTTGTTCGTGGCAATCAACGCCGACCAGGGCACGCTCGATCCTGCCGTCACCTTTGACAATGCTGCCTGGAAGATCACCTATCCCACCTATGAACGGCTTGTTGAGTACGATGGTGAATCGACGGAAGTAAAGCCGGGCCTCGCCAAGGAATGGAAAGTCAGCGAGGATGGTCTCACCTGGACCTTTACCTTGGAGGAGGGCCACACCTTTGCCGACGGTACACCTGTCACGGCAGAAGCCGTCAAATTCACCTTCGACCGTACACTGGAAATCAAAAAAGGACCCGCTGATGTGTACAGCGTGATCAAAGAAGTGAAAGTAGATTCACCGACATCCGTTACCTTCATCCTTTCGCAAAACTTCCCGCCATTTCTCTCCACCCTCGCAGCTAACTACGGCGGAATCGTCAATCCGAAGGTAAAGAAAAAAGAACAAAATGGCGATCTCGGACAAAACTATCTGGCGAACAACACAATGGGCAGCGGACCCTACGAGCTGACCGAATGGAAAAAAGGCGAGTACCTCAAGCTCACCGTAAATCCACACTCCTCTGTTAAGCCAGCCTTCCAAACTGTTTATTTTAAAATCGTCCCGGATGCAACTGCCCAGCGCCTGCAATTGGAGCAAGGCGAGATTGACATTGCAGAGGGGATCTCCAACGAGCAATTGAAAGCGCTTAAAGATTTGCCCGGTGTAGAAGTTTTGCAGAAACCCAGCTTGTTTGTCGACTATGTCTACGTCAACTCGTCCAAAGGCAATGAAGCGCTCAAAAATCCAAAGGTGCGTCAGGCACTCAGCTACTCCATCGACTATGACGCTCTGACCGAATCCGTACAGGAAGGCTACGCCACGCAAATGCGCGGTCCGATTCCAAAGGGTCTCTGGGGGCATGATGAATCCGCCCATCAGTACAAGCGCGATGTGGAAAAGGCAAAAGCGCTTCTCGCCGAAGCCGGCGCATCCAACCTGACGCTGGATCTGTTGTACTCCGACAACAAGCCGTGGTGGGAAACGGAAGCGCTCACGTTGCAAGCCTTTTTCGCTGACATCGGCATCAAGCTGAATCTCAAGAAGATCGCTTACGCCACTTCCCGCGAGATGATTGACAGCGGCGAATTCGACCTCGCCCTCGGCGTCTGGAGTCCTGACTTCGGTGATCCGTACATGTTTATGAACTACTGGTTTGACTCCGTCAACTTCGGTTTGGCTGGCAACCGCGCCTTCTACAAAAACGACAAAGTGGACGAGCTGGTACGCAAAGCGGCCTCGATCAACGACAAAGCCGAGCGCGAAAAGCTCTACAAGGAAGCACAGAATATCGTCATCGAAGATGCGCCTTATCTCTATCTCTACCAAAAGGATTTCCTCCTGCCGATCAGCAAAAATCTGAAGGGCTTCCTCTTCAACCCAATGCTGGAGGGTATCTACAACCTGGCGGATATGTCTAAATAA
- a CDS encoding ABC transporter permease, protein MKQIILKRLAMLVLVLLGVTMITFFLSHVIPGDPARMMVGQRASEETLQEVRRQLGLDQPVWVQYLTYMKGLFAGDFGTSIRTQQPVVDDLITFFPATIELAITAFVIAIIIGVPLGVLAAVKKDTSWDHISRFFSIAGISTPVFWSGLVGILIFYKFLGALPSSGRLDLTVPAPTRITGLYLVDSLFTGNWAAFTNSLWHLILPAITLAFAQLAVVTRQVRSSMLEVLGQEYIRTALANGIHGPVLLIRYALRNALIPTITVVGLSFGSLLGGAVVTETIFSWPGMGKYVVDSIAFLDFPAIMGFTFVISFGYVLINLLVDLTYYVLDPQIKE, encoded by the coding sequence ATGAAACAGATCATCCTGAAACGTCTCGCCATGCTGGTGCTGGTGCTTCTGGGAGTGACGATGATCACTTTCTTTCTCTCCCACGTCATTCCCGGCGACCCGGCGCGGATGATGGTGGGACAGCGCGCCAGTGAGGAAACACTGCAAGAAGTTCGCCGTCAATTGGGCCTGGACCAGCCGGTCTGGGTCCAATATCTTACATACATGAAAGGGCTTTTTGCAGGTGACTTCGGCACCTCGATTCGCACCCAGCAGCCGGTCGTTGATGACCTGATCACCTTTTTCCCCGCAACCATCGAGCTGGCGATCACCGCTTTTGTCATCGCCATCATCATCGGGGTTCCACTGGGGGTACTCGCCGCTGTCAAAAAGGATACGTCCTGGGATCACATCAGCCGTTTCTTCTCCATCGCAGGCATCTCCACACCTGTATTTTGGAGCGGACTGGTTGGAATTCTGATCTTTTACAAATTCCTCGGCGCGCTTCCGTCCAGCGGCCGGTTGGATCTGACCGTCCCGGCGCCGACCCGCATCACTGGACTGTATCTGGTTGACAGTTTGTTTACGGGGAACTGGGCTGCATTTACCAACAGCTTGTGGCACCTGATTTTGCCCGCCATAACCCTGGCGTTCGCACAGCTTGCTGTCGTTACTCGGCAGGTCCGCTCCAGCATGCTGGAGGTGCTGGGCCAGGAGTACATCCGTACGGCTTTGGCCAACGGCATCCACGGCCCTGTCCTGCTGATCCGCTACGCCTTGCGCAACGCGCTGATCCCGACGATAACCGTTGTGGGTCTCTCATTTGGCTCTCTGTTGGGGGGAGCGGTCGTCACCGAGACGATCTTCAGTTGGCCCGGTATGGGGAAATACGTCGTCGATTCTATCGCCTTTCTCGATTTTCCGGCGATCATGGGCTTTACCTTTGTCATCTCTTTTGGGTACGTCCTAATCAACCTGCTGGTGGACCTCACGTATTACGTGCTGGACCCGCAAATCAAGGAATAG
- a CDS encoding ABC transporter permease subunit: MSSLPIKAEAATAPRSVNPFWFRIRRNPLTLFGLFLLIAILLLSVCAPLISSYDPSKINIKERFAPPSAAHWFGTDEVGRDIFTRILYGARLSLGVGVAAVLSAGLIGTVIGSISGYIGGRIDQIIMRLMDIILAFPSLVLAMAVAATLGPNLQNAMLAIAIIKIPVYVRLARAETLALREKLFVKAAVTFGIKPWRIIARHIIPNAISPVVIQVTLDIGDAILLVATLGFLGLGAQPPTPEWGAMISIGWKYLLDYWWYPTFPGLALFLASCGFNLIGDGIRDVLDPKANR, translated from the coding sequence TTGTCCAGTCTGCCTATCAAAGCGGAAGCCGCCACTGCTCCCCGGAGTGTAAACCCCTTCTGGTTCCGGATTCGGCGCAACCCGCTCACGCTGTTTGGATTGTTTCTGCTCATCGCCATCCTGCTTTTATCTGTATGTGCACCGCTGATCTCCTCCTATGATCCGAGCAAGATCAATATCAAGGAGCGATTCGCTCCACCGTCGGCTGCACATTGGTTCGGAACGGATGAAGTGGGGCGCGATATTTTTACCCGCATCCTGTACGGTGCACGCCTGTCACTCGGAGTCGGGGTGGCTGCCGTCCTCTCCGCCGGTCTGATCGGGACGGTTATCGGTTCCATCTCAGGATACATCGGCGGCCGGATCGACCAGATCATCATGCGTCTGATGGATATCATTCTCGCCTTTCCTTCGCTCGTCCTGGCGATGGCCGTAGCAGCCACACTGGGTCCCAATCTGCAAAACGCCATGCTGGCGATTGCGATCATCAAGATACCCGTCTATGTCCGGCTGGCCCGTGCCGAGACCTTGGCTCTCAGAGAAAAGCTGTTTGTCAAAGCGGCAGTCACCTTTGGCATCAAGCCATGGCGTATCATCGCACGCCATATCATCCCCAATGCCATCTCCCCTGTGGTGATTCAGGTCACGCTGGATATTGGAGATGCCATCCTGCTGGTCGCGACACTGGGCTTCCTCGGACTGGGCGCGCAGCCGCCTACTCCTGAATGGGGTGCGATGATCAGCATTGGCTGGAAGTACCTGCTCGATTATTGGTGGTACCCTACCTTTCCAGGACTAGCCCTGTTTCTCGCTTCATGCGGGTTTAATCTGATCGGTGACGGCATTCGGGATGTTCTCGATCCGAAAGCCAACCGATAG
- a CDS encoding ABC transporter ATP-binding protein yields MLLQINNLSVEFSSMLQTVKALNHVSFSIGPGEILGIVGESGSGKSVTALTILGLLEKNARIKSGEILYKGKNILQISKKEQQELRGKEIAMIFQEPMTSLHPTMRIGDQLAEVIHRHRSISYKEAYRQAVLSLDEVKINDPELVARKYPFELSGGMRQRVVIALAMSAPPDLLIADEPTTALDVTIQHEILKLMKELAEKRGTSIMLITHDLGVVTQVCQRVVVMYAGKVVETGKTEEVLHQPVHPYTRALIGALPDLATPDQPLHAIPGESPDLRNLPAGCVFAPRCERAIPLCREDQPVLEQVTETGIGDAYLPDVHRVACWVR; encoded by the coding sequence ATGCTGCTTCAAATCAATAATCTGTCTGTCGAGTTTTCCTCGATGCTGCAGACAGTGAAGGCACTCAATCACGTTTCGTTTTCGATCGGTCCTGGCGAGATTCTGGGGATCGTGGGAGAATCAGGCTCGGGCAAGTCCGTGACGGCCCTGACTATCCTTGGCCTTCTCGAAAAAAACGCGCGTATCAAGAGTGGGGAAATCCTTTATAAAGGAAAGAACATCCTGCAAATCAGCAAAAAAGAACAGCAGGAGCTGCGCGGCAAGGAAATCGCCATGATTTTTCAGGAGCCGATGACGTCCCTTCATCCCACGATGCGCATCGGCGACCAACTGGCAGAAGTGATTCATCGCCACCGCAGCATCTCCTACAAAGAGGCTTATCGGCAAGCCGTACTCAGCCTGGATGAAGTAAAGATCAACGACCCGGAGCTGGTAGCGCGCAAGTACCCCTTTGAGCTGAGCGGCGGCATGCGGCAACGCGTGGTGATCGCGCTCGCGATGTCCGCTCCGCCCGATTTGCTGATAGCCGATGAACCGACCACCGCACTGGATGTGACGATCCAGCACGAGATTCTGAAGCTGATGAAGGAGTTGGCCGAAAAACGCGGGACCTCGATTATGCTGATCACGCATGATCTGGGTGTGGTCACCCAGGTCTGCCAGCGGGTTGTCGTGATGTACGCGGGGAAAGTCGTGGAGACAGGGAAGACGGAAGAGGTGCTGCATCAGCCGGTTCATCCGTACACGCGCGCGCTGATCGGCGCTTTGCCAGATCTGGCCACTCCGGACCAGCCTTTGCATGCCATTCCGGGAGAGTCGCCTGATTTGCGCAATCTCCCTGCCGGCTGTGTGTTCGCTCCCCGTTGCGAGCGCGCTATCCCGCTCTGCCGTGAGGACCAGCCTGTGCTGGAGCAGGTGACGGAAACGGGCATCGGGGATGCGTACTTGCCAGATGTACATCGAGTCGCTTGTTGGGTGAGGTGA
- a CDS encoding ABC transporter ATP-binding protein, which yields MKELLQLSGVCKQYGKGSQTFQAVSNVSFSINTGETFGLIGESGSGKSTLGKMVTGLDYPTAGTILYEGNSLWNEKKYNRRKPGEVQIVFQDPQSSLDPRMTVQDIILEPLWALSAEERRQKADKERLHALIARVGLKPEHLPRYPHEFSGGQRQRIAIARALITDPTFVILDEPTSALDVSVQAHVLNLLKELKRERGLTYLFISHNMAVIRYMCDRMAVMQRGKVVETGAVADIFAHPQDPYTKTLLASLPSLHSDSFTSSL from the coding sequence ATGAAGGAATTACTCCAACTATCCGGCGTCTGCAAGCAATACGGAAAGGGCAGCCAAACCTTTCAAGCCGTTTCCAATGTCTCCTTTTCGATCAACACGGGCGAAACCTTCGGGCTGATTGGCGAGTCCGGTTCCGGCAAAAGCACACTGGGCAAAATGGTGACAGGATTGGATTATCCAACTGCCGGAACGATCCTTTACGAAGGAAATTCGCTGTGGAACGAGAAAAAATACAACAGAAGAAAGCCGGGAGAGGTTCAGATTGTATTTCAGGACCCGCAGTCCTCGCTCGATCCTCGCATGACTGTGCAGGATATTATCCTGGAGCCGCTGTGGGCATTATCAGCGGAAGAGCGTCGGCAGAAAGCCGACAAGGAGCGGTTGCACGCACTGATTGCCCGGGTTGGCCTTAAGCCAGAGCATCTTCCCCGATACCCCCACGAATTCAGCGGCGGTCAACGCCAACGAATCGCCATCGCACGAGCCTTGATTACAGATCCGACGTTTGTTATTCTGGACGAACCCACCTCCGCACTGGACGTTTCCGTTCAGGCCCACGTCCTCAATCTGTTGAAGGAGCTGAAGCGGGAGCGCGGGCTGACGTATCTGTTTATCTCGCACAATATGGCCGTGATTCGCTATATGTGCGACCGAATGGCTGTCATGCAAAGAGGAAAAGTAGTGGAGACGGGGGCTGTTGCAGACATTTTTGCACATCCGCAGGACCCCTACACGAAAACCCTGTTGGCCTCACTGCCCAGCCTTCATTCGGACAGCTTTACCTCCAGCTTGTAA
- a CDS encoding cupin domain-containing protein: MFNGAELREIRKQKQLTLQNLADKTGLSMSLLSQIERGLVDPTVGTFWKICSALDVPINHFFKAKDNEEPVIRKNQHKLIQLKNTHVKYHVLTPLQAGKIEFLLIEIEPGETLEQEQISHSGEECGYILKGELKVLLADREYHLYEGDSIGFNSSAPHRFINPGTSVSLAIWARAT, from the coding sequence ATGTTTAACGGAGCCGAACTAAGAGAAATTCGCAAACAGAAGCAGCTTACCCTGCAAAATTTGGCGGATAAGACCGGTCTTAGCATGAGCCTGCTTTCCCAAATCGAACGCGGGCTGGTTGACCCTACCGTCGGAACTTTTTGGAAAATATGCTCTGCGCTTGATGTGCCGATCAACCATTTTTTCAAGGCCAAAGACAACGAAGAACCGGTCATCCGGAAAAATCAGCACAAGCTGATCCAGTTGAAAAACACCCATGTGAAATACCATGTCCTCACCCCCCTGCAGGCGGGAAAAATCGAGTTTTTGCTGATCGAAATTGAGCCGGGAGAGACACTGGAGCAAGAGCAAATCTCCCACTCGGGGGAAGAATGCGGCTATATCCTGAAAGGAGAGCTGAAGGTCCTGCTGGCCGACCGCGAATACCATCTCTACGAAGGGGACAGCATCGGCTTCAACAGTTCCGCGCCGCACCGCTTCATCAACCCTGGCACGTCCGTCTCGCTGGCGATCTGGGCACGGGCAACTTAA
- the map gene encoding type I methionyl aminopeptidase, translating to MSIENEEDLEGLRKIGKIVAEAREAMLKAVRPGITTAELDEIGGTILNKYGAKSAPRTEYNFPGYTCVSVNDVVAHGIPDHTVLREGDYVNVDVSAVLNGYYCDTGASIVVGSAEMNRKDDLCRCAEESLYLALEKVKAGGKMNQIGRAVQNEAKKRGFTVIKNLTGHGIGRKLHEEPDHIVNYYDKTDTRLLKEGWVLAVETFISTGAEYTEEGSDGWAYITPDKSRVAQYEHTVVVTKDKPIILTAI from the coding sequence ATGTCAATTGAAAATGAAGAAGATTTGGAAGGCCTTCGTAAAATAGGGAAGATCGTGGCTGAAGCAAGAGAAGCGATGCTAAAAGCTGTCCGCCCTGGAATTACTACAGCAGAATTAGATGAGATTGGCGGAACCATACTTAACAAATACGGGGCAAAGTCTGCTCCTCGAACGGAATACAATTTTCCGGGATATACCTGTGTAAGTGTAAACGATGTTGTTGCCCATGGAATTCCCGATCATACGGTGCTGCGCGAAGGAGATTATGTAAATGTTGATGTTTCGGCAGTATTAAACGGGTATTACTGCGATACAGGTGCATCCATCGTGGTAGGAAGTGCAGAAATGAACAGGAAAGATGACTTATGCCGTTGTGCGGAAGAGTCACTTTATCTTGCGCTTGAGAAAGTGAAAGCTGGCGGAAAAATGAACCAGATAGGCCGTGCTGTACAGAACGAAGCGAAGAAAAGGGGCTTTACTGTAATCAAAAATCTGACAGGCCACGGTATTGGAAGAAAACTTCATGAGGAACCGGACCACATCGTCAACTACTATGATAAAACTGACACCAGGTTATTAAAGGAAGGCTGGGTGTTGGCGGTAGAAACGTTCATCTCGACGGGTGCAGAATATACGGAGGAAGGTTCCGATGGATGGGCTTATATCACTCCAGACAAAAGCCGAGTCGCACAATATGAGCATACCGTAGTCGTCACGAAGGATAAACCGATCATTTTAACGGCCATCTGA
- a CDS encoding MDR family MFS transporter — MIAKESKIGFVVAGLLLGLLIASMDNTIVATAMGTIVAEMGGLDKFVWVTSAYMVATMAGMPIFGKLSDMYGRKRFYIFGLTVFLLGSILCGTASSIVQLSIYRAIQGIGGGALMPIAFTIIFDIFPPEKRGKMTGLFGAVFGTSSVFGPLLGAYITEYFGWHWIFYINVPIGLLSLFFISMHYKESLAHREQKIDWWGAITLVGAVVSLMFALELGGNKFAWNSPQIIGLLASFAVLFFLFIVVERKASDPIISFSMFKKRLFAASNAVGLLYGSAFIIATVYIPIFIQGVFGGSATSSGLLLTPMMLGSVFGSQMGGLLSTKTSFRNIMLLSALFFVPGLFLLGTLSPETSRGMVTFYMILTGFGVGFSFSVLGMAAIHNFDMRQRGSASSTNSFSRSLGMTLGITIFGIIQRNLFESRLAASLADQAGSIPAGALADPRAALTPETRAQIPAAILEKITDAMASSIAHTFLWALVPAVLSVLFILMMGNERIMLPSAEGAPQKRKPVGGRS, encoded by the coding sequence GTGATTGCAAAGGAAAGTAAAATTGGTTTTGTTGTTGCGGGACTCCTGCTGGGTCTGCTGATAGCTTCGATGGATAACACTATCGTGGCGACGGCGATGGGAACGATCGTGGCCGAAATGGGCGGGCTGGATAAATTCGTCTGGGTCACTTCCGCCTATATGGTTGCCACGATGGCCGGGATGCCGATCTTTGGAAAGCTGTCCGACATGTACGGACGCAAGCGATTTTACATTTTTGGTCTTACCGTCTTTTTGCTGGGCTCGATTTTGTGCGGGACAGCAAGCAGCATCGTACAGCTCAGCATTTACCGCGCAATTCAGGGGATCGGCGGCGGTGCGCTGATGCCGATCGCCTTTACGATCATCTTTGACATCTTTCCGCCGGAAAAGCGGGGGAAAATGACGGGTCTGTTCGGGGCTGTCTTCGGGACATCCAGTGTTTTCGGTCCGCTCTTGGGCGCGTACATAACGGAATACTTCGGTTGGCATTGGATCTTTTACATCAACGTTCCGATCGGTCTGTTGTCCCTGTTCTTTATCAGTATGCACTACAAGGAATCGCTTGCGCACCGGGAACAGAAAATCGACTGGTGGGGTGCGATTACATTGGTCGGGGCTGTCGTCAGCCTGATGTTTGCCCTGGAGCTGGGCGGCAATAAATTTGCGTGGAACTCCCCGCAGATCATCGGGTTGTTAGCTTCGTTTGCGGTGCTGTTCTTCCTGTTCATCGTGGTCGAGCGCAAGGCATCCGATCCGATCATTTCATTTTCGATGTTCAAAAAAAGGCTGTTTGCTGCCAGCAACGCGGTGGGGCTCTTGTATGGATCGGCATTTATTATCGCGACAGTCTATATCCCGATCTTTATCCAGGGAGTTTTTGGCGGCAGCGCCACCAGCTCCGGCCTGCTTTTGACACCGATGATGCTGGGCTCCGTATTTGGCAGTCAGATGGGCGGACTGTTGAGCACGAAAACCAGCTTTCGCAACATCATGCTGCTTTCTGCTCTTTTCTTTGTTCCGGGCCTGTTTTTGCTGGGGACTTTGTCACCGGAGACTTCGCGGGGCATGGTTACGTTTTATATGATTCTCACCGGCTTTGGCGTAGGGTTTTCGTTTTCGGTTCTCGGTATGGCGGCGATTCACAACTTTGACATGCGGCAGAGGGGTTCAGCTTCTTCCACCAACTCCTTCTCCCGTTCGCTGGGGATGACATTGGGGATCACGATTTTTGGGATTATTCAGCGCAACCTGTTTGAAAGCCGTCTGGCTGCGTCTCTGGCAGATCAAGCGGGCAGTATTCCCGCAGGCGCCCTGGCCGATCCGCGAGCGGCTCTGACTCCTGAGACAAGAGCCCAGATTCCCGCGGCGATTTTGGAAAAGATTACGGACGCGATGGCGTCGTCAATCGCCCATACGTTTTTATGGGCATTGGTCCCTGCGGTTCTCTCCGTCCTGTTCATTCTGATGATGGGCAACGAGCGGATTATGCTGCCTTCAGCAGAGGGGGCTCCACAAAAACGAAAACCGGTAGGCGGGCGCTCCTAG